The following are encoded in a window of Arthrobacter sp. OAP107 genomic DNA:
- a CDS encoding GAF and ANTAR domain-containing protein — MGDQARAWDRQDVAVRLQELVLESLDVGDFLGELAEYAAAFFSAPGIKVRCAFTVLRRKKSATVASSDAQARMLDEVQLAFGEGPCLVAMQEMSTVHVPDVDTESRWPAYMSALAGHGVGSILAVPLALEGEARAALNLFSPRPHGFSGEDITGGEEFAAQASKSLRLALHIAQLTEARNNLTAAMRSRTAIDIATGIIMAENRCGQEAALQVLKTASSLRNVKLRDVAVSVAASVCGDSALSTHFDE, encoded by the coding sequence ATGGGCGATCAAGCCCGTGCGTGGGACCGTCAGGACGTCGCGGTACGGCTCCAGGAACTGGTTCTGGAGAGCCTTGATGTCGGAGATTTCCTTGGGGAACTGGCTGAGTACGCCGCGGCCTTCTTCTCGGCACCCGGGATCAAAGTGCGGTGCGCCTTCACCGTCCTCCGGAGGAAGAAATCGGCCACGGTGGCCAGCAGCGATGCGCAGGCCCGGATGCTTGACGAAGTCCAGTTGGCGTTTGGCGAAGGTCCCTGCCTGGTTGCCATGCAGGAGATGTCTACCGTTCATGTGCCGGACGTAGACACCGAATCCCGTTGGCCTGCATATATGTCGGCCCTGGCCGGCCATGGTGTGGGTTCAATCCTCGCGGTGCCGCTGGCGCTGGAGGGCGAAGCCCGGGCCGCGCTCAACCTCTTTTCGCCCCGGCCGCACGGATTCAGCGGTGAGGACATCACCGGCGGGGAAGAATTCGCAGCCCAGGCCTCCAAGAGCCTTCGGCTTGCCCTCCACATTGCCCAGCTGACTGAGGCGAGAAACAACCTCACTGCCGCCATGCGGTCGCGCACCGCAATAGACATTGCTACCGGAATCATCATGGCCGAGAACAGGTGCGGCCAAGAGGCCGCCCTGCAGGTCCTTAAGACGGCATCGAGCCTGAGGAACGTGAAACTGCGTGACGTCGCAGTGTCGGTCGCCGCCTCGGTCTGCGGCGATTCCGCGCTATCCACCCACTTCGATGAATGA
- a CDS encoding phage holin family protein yields the protein MSSQIPDAPQTAAHAKADTTSLGDLLGEVTRDLSTLIRQEIELAKAELKQSGTRAGKSGGMLAGAGIAGHFVLLFLSIALWYALGELMGLGWSAVVVAVLWGIIAAILASMGRKELKTIKGMPQTVETAREIPPTLKPNGDHR from the coding sequence GTGAGCAGCCAGATACCCGATGCCCCACAGACGGCCGCGCACGCCAAGGCCGACACCACCTCCCTCGGTGACCTCCTGGGCGAGGTCACCCGGGACCTGTCCACCCTGATCCGGCAGGAAATCGAACTCGCCAAGGCCGAACTCAAACAGTCCGGCACCCGCGCCGGCAAAAGCGGCGGCATGCTCGCCGGCGCCGGCATCGCCGGGCACTTCGTGCTCCTGTTCCTCTCCATCGCCCTCTGGTACGCCCTCGGCGAGCTCATGGGCCTGGGCTGGTCCGCCGTCGTCGTCGCCGTCCTCTGGGGCATCATCGCCGCGATCCTCGCCTCCATGGGACGCAAGGAACTCAAAACCATCAAAGGCATGCCCCAAACCGTCGAAACAGCACGGGAAATCCCGCCCACCCTCAAACCGAACGGAGACCACCGATGA
- a CDS encoding protein adenylyltransferase SelO translates to MSAKAASTVTFERRFATELAEMAIPWKAEEVPAPRLLVLNEPLAAELGLDPEILRSPEGLPLLIGNAVPDGATPVAQAYSGHQFGWFAPRLGDGRALLLGEISDVEGRLRDIHLKGSGRTPFARGGDGFAVVGPMLREYIVSEAMHALGIPTTRSLAVVATDRSVQRETVLPGAVLTRVASSHLRVGSFQYARVAGEEGLLRRLADHAIARHYPDAAAAENPYLALFEAVISAQASLLAQWMLVGFIHGVMNTDNMAISGETIDYGPCAFMDAFDPATVYSSIDETGRYAYANQPLIAEWNLTRLAEAILPLFDGDEEWAVALAQESLGAFREQYSAAWLAGMKAKLGLDSGVVDDVASPLIDEILGLLREGRVDYTSFFRRLGTAARGKDEPARNLFPEPQAFLAWARRWRALNPDAETMDRVNPAYVPRNHLVEEALDAATNGDLDPLRRLLEAVTDPYRERPGVERYAEAAPESFGPYRTFCGT, encoded by the coding sequence ATGAGCGCTAAAGCCGCATCAACCGTTACCTTTGAGCGCCGCTTCGCCACGGAGCTGGCAGAGATGGCCATCCCCTGGAAGGCGGAGGAGGTGCCTGCCCCGAGGCTGCTCGTCCTGAACGAGCCGCTGGCCGCCGAGCTGGGCCTGGACCCGGAGATCCTGCGGAGCCCGGAAGGGCTCCCGCTGCTGATCGGCAACGCGGTCCCCGACGGCGCCACTCCGGTTGCGCAGGCATACTCCGGCCACCAGTTCGGCTGGTTTGCGCCGCGGCTGGGCGACGGCCGCGCGCTCCTGCTCGGTGAGATTTCCGACGTCGAAGGCCGCCTCCGCGACATCCACCTGAAGGGCTCCGGCCGCACCCCCTTTGCCCGGGGCGGCGACGGTTTTGCCGTTGTGGGGCCTATGCTGCGTGAATACATCGTCAGCGAAGCGATGCACGCCCTGGGCATCCCCACCACACGGTCACTCGCCGTCGTGGCCACCGACCGTTCCGTCCAGCGGGAGACGGTGCTGCCGGGTGCGGTGCTCACACGCGTCGCAAGCAGCCATCTGCGGGTGGGAAGTTTCCAGTATGCGCGCGTTGCCGGCGAGGAAGGGCTCCTGCGGCGCCTTGCGGACCATGCCATCGCAAGGCACTATCCCGATGCGGCGGCGGCGGAGAATCCGTATCTCGCCCTGTTCGAAGCGGTGATCAGCGCGCAGGCGTCACTGCTGGCCCAGTGGATGCTGGTGGGCTTCATCCACGGCGTCATGAACACGGACAACATGGCCATCTCGGGGGAGACCATCGACTACGGACCGTGCGCCTTCATGGACGCCTTTGACCCGGCCACCGTCTACAGTTCGATCGACGAGACCGGCCGCTACGCCTACGCCAACCAGCCGCTCATTGCAGAGTGGAACCTGACACGCCTGGCGGAGGCAATCCTGCCGCTGTTCGACGGGGACGAGGAGTGGGCGGTCGCGCTTGCCCAGGAGTCGCTGGGTGCTTTCCGCGAGCAGTACAGCGCCGCCTGGCTGGCCGGCATGAAGGCGAAGCTCGGGCTCGACAGCGGCGTCGTTGACGACGTGGCTTCGCCCCTGATTGACGAGATACTCGGGCTTCTTCGGGAGGGGCGCGTCGATTACACGTCGTTCTTCCGCCGTCTCGGAACCGCAGCCCGCGGCAAGGATGAGCCCGCGCGAAACTTGTTTCCTGAACCGCAGGCCTTCCTGGCGTGGGCCAGGCGCTGGCGGGCCCTGAATCCGGATGCGGAGACGATGGACCGGGTCAACCCGGCGTATGTACCCCGCAACCACCTTGTTGAGGAGGCACTCGACGCTGCGACGAATGGCGACCTTGATCCGCTCCGGCGGCTGCTCGAAGCGGTGACGGACCCGTATCGCGAGCGTCCCGGCGTCGAACGTTATGCAGAGGCCGCGCCGGAAAGCTTTGGCCCCTACAGGACCTTCTGCGGAACCTGA